The Paenibacillus polymyxa M1 DNA segment AATGTAATTTGAATCAATACTGTCAGTACAAATTGAGCAAGTAACCAAAGAGCCCTGCTGACTTATATTGGTTACAGGGCTCTAATCAATGGAACTTACTTAATGAATTAAGTTTTTGTTATCTTCCTTAACTGGATACACATCCAAGAATATTCCTTTAGGAAGATCTTGTTTTTGGGAGTATAATTCTGATGCTTGCTCTTCTGTAACATTTGTAATTATCATCTTACCTTCTGGTTTACCTTCTCTTAAGTGCAATTTCAATTGGGTGTTCTCTTCTGAAATAAAAGGAAAAGAAGAAGCCCACTGCTTACAAAGAACTGAAGCGTTTTTCATTCGTTTCAATTCCTGTCTAGTTATGAAGTAGTTCCTATATATCTTAATGCTAAAAAAAGCAATGAGGAGTATAGGGATACCCATAGTTAAAACAATTGTGGATACAGCCAAACCTGAGACTATGATCATTTTTATCAAACCAACAAAAAAAGAAACAATTGCCCACGTTATCAGAACAAGTTGGAGAAGTATAGATATAACATCAGAACTTCCAAAAAGTCCACTTACTTTCCATAACCTGCTTGAATATAAGATGAAGGCTATGAAGAATATGAGAAAAAGTGAGCCAAATTGCACCATTATCATAATATTCAAAGCCCTCACCCCCTAATTATATTTCTTCATCTTCTTTCATGATAAGTGGAATTTCCCTTAATGGCGGTCGAACGTTTTTCAAATCAGTTATTACGAGTTTAAAACGGTATTCAAGGAATTTTTCATCAACTATAAACTTCCCTTTGAACATACCACTATCGTCTTCAATAAGATCTAACTGTTTGTCAGGCACTTTATTAGTTCTCACTGCAACCAACTTTGCACGAGGTCGGGTATGAGTGATAGTCTCGTGAGTTCTTTCAGAAATTAATTCGAAGGAAAAATCATATTCTTCTCCCACTTCAAGAACTTCTGTTGGAGCGCCATAAAAATATAGGGAATATTTTTCCAAAAATCTAATATCAAGCTCCAATGAATCAGAATTAAATTTTACACTTCTGATGTTATCAGGTATGTCTTGATTTGGAGTTACTCTTCTCGAAACCTTGCTTCCTTTGCCCAGTAAAACAATTTCGAAATCATATATGTCTAATGTTTCGTATTTGAGTATGTTTTCCCAGATCATGATTGGTTGAGTTGCAGAAGAGTACTCTTCCCACATTAATATAGGAATATTACCCAAACTGAGTTTTAATGATTCAATGTCACCTTGTTTTCCAAATTCATTTACTGAGTAGTATTCAATTTCATAAAAGGAATTTGGGTCTCTACGTAACTTAGCTGGACTCAAATTCACTTTTCCACTCGATTCAAATTTCTTAAATTCACCTTCACTGTCTACTCTGTAATATGAATCTGCTCGGGCTCCGTTTGTTAATGGCTTAAAGGACAAATCTATTCCCTCCGGGTCTAAAGCAACTATTAACTTTGTGGAAGGGTTCCGGCCATCAACATTGAATGTGAATTTTTTTGTCTTTATTGATCTGTTAAAATTATCTTTACCAAATGCTTCAATTGTATGTGCACCTGAATCAAGATTTAAATCCACGGGTTCCAAATAACGCTTTGGTTTTCCACCATCGACAGTATAAAATAAGCTCGCTATGTTTTCAGGCTGGTCTACATCCAGAAACAATGTGACTAAACCGGAGTAAACCTGTCTGTATTTAACTTTTTGCCTCTGATTGCTTATTTTAATTTTTACTTGCGGAAGGTCATTTTGTACCTTTGAAACCTCTTCCACTTTCTTCCTTCTTATCACCTTCGGTTCAATAGTAGAACTATCTACTCGAAGAGAAGTTTCTGTGTTTTTATTTGATAAGGGAATTCTCATTGTAGCTGATGTTTCATCAGATACTGGAATTGGATCGAACTTTTCCTCTTTCACCGAATCCTCATCATAGATTTTAACAGAAATATCAGCTACCCCATTGTCATAAGAATTGATCTTTATAATCATGTCATCTTTAATTGTTTCATCAAAATAAACATACTTTGCTTGACCAATATTAATATATGTAACATTTCCCTCTATTGCATACGGGCTAATCTCTTCAATATTAGGATCAAATACTCCTGCTACATATCTATTCTCCTCGTCAAGGATTGTTGAATCAACAGGGCACATAATTTTTGCAAATACACCTTTTCTGAATAGATCTGTATTTTCCTCTTCATGTATACCTAGAGGCATATCTCCTTGCTTACCACTTAATGACCATCGGATAAATTTTATAACTTCTTTCTCGGAACCCATTTTTGTATGCTGTACTGGACAGTAATATAAATTCGCAGCATGTGCAGGAGTGGCACTAAAAACTGGAACAACACCATCGCCATTCTCAAACTTACAGTCCCTTTTAAAAGGATACCTTGTCTTGTTGCTCTCAATAGGCAACTCATATAAGGTTGGTATCTGACATCCGATCAAATTATCATGTTCGATATGAGGAGGAATAGATTGAAGCATCATTGTTTGAATTGGGCTCATGAAATCATTCCAAACATTAGATACCACTCCATGCGTTCCAACTAGTTCATCATAAAAGTTTTGTGCTTTCATCTGAACATCCTGATATGTTATAACCTTGTCTGAATTATCATCTTCATTTTGTAACAGGAATTTACCTTCTTTATGATCATTAAAGTAGTGTTCGCTTGGAAGTAACTGATAAACTGACGGCAATTGGCGAGCTAAATCCCTGGTTTTTTTATCGTCAAACATTTCAAATATGTTTGTAAAATCTTGAAAAAATCCAGGCTCACCAAATGATAGGGCCTTATATGAATCTGGAGCACCATGCCATGGTGTTCCAAGAGTAGTCAGTTTTTTTACCATACTAGAAATCCCAAGACCATCCATTTTTAAAATTGCTATCTTGGCAATCATCCCCCCCATACTATGGGCCACTAAATGGATATTATCGTGCTTCGCATTCAACCTAGTTATCGTACTTACCAGTTCGTCTGCGGTGAGGTTGATATCTAAACGCCAGTCATAGGGAAACATTTCTGCTTCCTCACTAGAGAATTCTTTAAGAATTCCCCGATAAATCCTTTTGAAATATATATTAAATCCATTAACGACACTTAATGGACTTTTAGCCTTCATTGGATTGCATATGTTAAGAGCCTCTACATCTTCAAGATTTTTAGGAAACCACCTCTTGTTCCCCCCTTCCCAGAGATCACTTCCTTTAATCCCCGGTATGAATATTACGTACGGTTTTCCGGTCATTGCTTTTCCCCCTAAGATATGCCAGTAAGTCTATAGAAGATCTACGCGACAACAAATTTCATTTCATTAGGTTTAAAGTAGCACATAACCAGTCACCAGTCTACATAATTTGCCAATATAGAAGTGGATTGTATAAGAAAGTAGGTACAAAGAACTGTCACACTTTTTGCTTTCTTTTAAATCATAATTATGACTATATTCATCTCATTTCATTTACATTTCTGTACAATTGGATATAGTCTATTATATAGTCTTTATTCTCTCATAATTACCTTTTCAAAAAGAAATACAAATAAGGGAACGTATGTTCTTTTCTTGTGATAAAAAAAAGCTCCTATGGATTTTGTCAGCGGAGCATTTTTCACCGATGCTTTCGGATATAGGATAAGTATAATTGATTTGGGTGATTCTGTAAATATTAAACTAGCAAACGTTTATGATTATTCCAACTTATCCGTACCCATAGCTCCAGACGATTTTCCATCCACATACGCCTCCGCTAAGATATACGCGATAACCGCACCGAGCGTACCGATCACACCAATCACTTGAATAACCGTGTCATTGTTCGCACCAAAAGCGGTGAGCAAGCTCGTGATCAATGCGGCCAATAACGCCCAAAACTTACGGCTGGATAATTTACGTTTCCAGTCTGTCATTATGCAACGCCTCCCTTATCTTGAATACTCCTGCTCGGTCAAGCAACGTGATCATACGGTAAAAGTCGTAGCTACCGTCATTTGCCATGTCCAATACTCCTGCAGCTTTAGCATTAATACACGCTTGCTCGGCCCACGCTGGAACCTTTGTAAGTTTGTTTGCAGATTCGAGCGCGATCACACGTTTCTGTAAAGCCTTAAACGCTGCTTTTTCTTCTGCTGTCATATGTTCATCCTCCATTTTAAGTGAGTTAATCTTAGCCAATATAGTGTTGAGCTGCGATTGAGTCGGGCGCTTTCCTGCCCGGAAATCTGCTGTTGAAAGTCCAAAGGTCATTTGAAGGTGGGGCATATCTTTAAAGCTACGCCAGTTGCCACCCCACTCAAGCCCGAGCCGCTTCGCTTCTTCAACGACCTCTGACCAATCCGGTAACGAATCTTTATCATCATCCCGTAATGTGTCCCAGGACACCGTACGGCCATCCCGAAGCAACAATGCAAAATCAGCAGCGAATCCAAAGTTATGATTGCTATATCCGCCCCTGGCTTTTGTTACTTTGGGACGCTTATCTCCATTCCGTCCCTGGGCATAGAGCGCGTCTTGCTCCGCATATGTTCGTAAACCTTGGGTAATCACGATCCTAACACCACGGGCATAGCAGCGCTCAATTAATTTTTCCACTACAATCTTAAAAACTGGATTCAGTCCCACAAGCCGATTAAGAGACTTTTTTTGTATCTGTTCCAGCGTCAGTTGTACCATCCTGTCCATCTCCTTTCTCGTTAAGCTGCTTCAAGAAACTTTTTAGCTTGAACGGAAGCGGGATGCCAATTGCTCCCAAGTTTTCAGCAAGTGATAACCCTTCACGACCAGCGTAAAAGTAAATGGCTGCTGTCCTAAAGAGGGGAGCTCCTGGTTGTAACCAATCATCCATTTGCGCAGATAATCCAACCACCATCAACACAGTAACTTTGCGGATACCTCCCCAAAACATCACGTCGCTATCCATCTTTTTATTTTTCAAAGCAGCAATTACGCCAGAAACATAATCCAGCAACATTGCGATAAGCAGCACCTGAAGCGGCTTATCCCACCCACCCAAAAATGTAACAATCAGACCAGTCAGCGCCGTCACTCCCCCTGCCGCCGCCTCCTTTTCCGATGCCCCAACCATTGCGGTCCATACGGTGCTGCCAAACATTTTTATTTGGCTCACTACCTTTCCCCCCTTAAAAAATAAAGCCCCCGAGCACTCCGAGGGCATAAAAATAGCGCATCCGATCGGATACGCTGGCTAAACATTTTGCGGTGTTACTAGAATCTCGTTTCGCTCTGCTTCTTGAATAAACTTAGGCGTGTATCGGTTAAGACGTTCCTCATCAACCTTGCCCATAATCCACATGTAATCCACATGTTCAGCAGAAATGTATACATAATGCCTCACCTCCTTGTTAGGTTGTAGTAGTGGTATCCATGAGAGCAAGCATAGCGGCCTCCGTGCTATCTTGGCGCGTCTTGAGCTCTGCCACCTGATCCGTAAGAGGTTTCGTAGGGGGCGAGTCACTACCACTGTTGGACGGGTATGTGAATTCCATTGTCTTAGTATCTGGATTCACTCTGTAACTGGTCGCGTGGTAGAAGTCTTCAGTATACTTATCAAACTCAAGTTTGAGGACGTCTACCTGTTCAGGATCATATCCTTTTAACTGAGGATAAAAGCCCATATCATCCTCTTTAGTGGTCTCACGTGCTGATTCTGATTCTATCTGTGGGGTCATAAAAATAACCTCACCGCTTGTTTTTCTCCAGTAAACCTTTGGCCCAATTTTCATATAAACCACCCTTTCTATTATTCGAACGCCCACCATTCATACGCCCACACCTTAGATACAGGCGATCCTCCGGCGTATGCGTCTATTCTGCTACCCGTGACGGTCAGATTAAAACCGTTTGTCAGTGTTGGTGGTAAAGTGTCAATTCCGACAGAATTACTTCGCCACCCACGGATAGTTTGATTCGTACCCTCACGGGAAGAAGTAACAAACCCTTCTACTTGGCTGAAACCATCTGATTCAGTCAATTTCACCCAAACGAATACACGAGAAACCACGAAAGCTAGATTATTAACAGCAACATTCATCGCAACAGATTGCCCCCAGCTACTAGCCTGAGCATTTTGTCCGTTGAATGTTCCTCTTGCCCATCTTTTTCCGGGCAAATTTGTTATTGCTGCTGCGAACTGATCGCCAGTCATGCTAGCGTTGGCGCTGCCGCCCTTGCCGTTGATCGCGCCTGAAATTTTATTTTTAAGATCAACGGCTTGCGTAAAAGCTTGGTCTGCCCGGCTGTATGCTTCATTTGCTCGATCATATGCCGTCTTGACCGCGATTGGCGCGGCTGCCTGATCTGTAGAAGTGCTGCTTACCGATGTATTAATCTGCACAATTCCGCGCGCCTGTGTTGATGCGGAAGGCAGATCCGATGCAGGATGCGTATGCGCCTTGGGTGCTGCATACTGCTCTGTATACTTCTTGGCATTTCCCTCTGCCGCATTCCACGTCGCTTGCTTGGCGGTAGTTACATGCAAGTTGGTATCAGAAATGTGACTGTCCAGTGCTGCCTTGGATGCAATGTCATTTCCGGCCGGATCGTTTTTAATGTTTTCAATCTGTTCGGCCAATGCTTGGTCATTTTCATAGAGCGTATCAATCGGTACATTCAGAACGTCCGCATGTCCCTGGTCTGTGGTAACAAAACGCCTTGGTTGCTTTATTGGCATGCTATCCCTCCTTATCAGTAGATATCATCGATCTCAAAAATAAACTCCATATCCGCATCCTTGATCTTATTGGTCATTGTACGGATAGCCGTCAGCTTCCCCGCTGAGTCTATCAGGGCCAACTCATTGATTGTTTTCCCGGCCAACTCCGCTTCTGCCAATGAGCATACATACCTAATAGTTGCAGGGGCAATAAATTCAAAACTGGAAATGTCCTTTTGCAGCAACTCCGCTTTTAAAGCCTGCTCAGTACCATCCAACGGCAGCGGCTTGCCTTCTGTGTCCACTCCACCACTACCGAATGCCATTTTGACAACCTTCGTTAGCGTGCTACCTTCAGCACGAGCCCGGGCCATCTGCTCCCTAGCGTATGCTGTTGTAATGGTTAAAATCTGATCTGCCATATTGACCTCCTATATTGTAGATATTTTCTCTGTGGAGCTGAGCAACCTGCTGCCATCTAGCGGAACACTTCCGTTCAACAGCCAATAGTTCTGCCGAACCTTTACAACGCTTTCCTGGCGATTCTCTTCCTGATGCCGCGTCCTGAGCTTCACCTGGTTTCGATATCGCTGGCGCTCGTTGGTCCATCCTGACAAGGATGCAGCACCGCTCAGTAACTCAACACCATCCAGATACCAAGGACGACCACCAAAAAAACGAACACGCGAACGGAAATGTATGCGGGAATGGATCTGATGTGCATGATGAAATTCAATGTGAATTGAGGGCAAAGCCTTATTGATGTGGACAGGCCGAATGTACTCAAAGTCTTCCATCAGGCTTTTAATATCCAAATCCGATTCGACTGAGTAAACAAAACGAATTTGCTTAGCGAGAAAATCCTCTTGTACGTCCAACAGATTGCCATACTTGTTGCCGATCAGCCGTAACGTAGGCAGCGTAAATGGCCGCTTGGCCCAACGTTTGCGACGTATCGCGTCACGGCGCTGCTCCAGTGTCCCAATCTGCTCCTGTCGGAAATACATCCATTCCCAAATGGGTAATGACCAGGTAGCGGTCTTCAAAACAAATTGATTTCCAAGATCGTCAATCGACTTTTCTCGGTCATCCACTACCAGCTCCATAACACCAAAATGCCGCTCGGCCATGTCGATCTCATACATGTGCGGCGGCAGCATTTCCCGATAGCGCAGAGGTATCATGTCAGGTTCACCTCAATCTGTAATACGGACGTCACTGGAACCTCAACATCTTTAGTCGTTCCATTAAGGGTGAGATTTTCATAATCCTCCACGCCTTTGACCAACAAAGCAGCACCAACGTAATTAAAGAAAAGCTTTGTACGGCCAAGAGCATAATCAGCAATACGCTTTCTGATTGGTTCGATCAGTTCAGTAAGCGGAAGAACAGTATTTAATTTCGCTGCTACTTGCAACGTGAACACTGGGGCAGGATGAACGGCCAGATCATGCCCGGCAATCCGCTTACTTTCCCATAAATCCGTCTTAACTTTAGCGGCGAACTCTTCTGTTACTGGTTTGCCCTGCAGGTCAATCAGGTACAAATCTATGGATACATCATTACGAGCCTTCTCAACAGCCACAGCACCACCGACACCCTCCAGTTCCTTCGCCCATGCCTCATAGTCCTTACGACGTCCACTGCCTTCCTCAGTAAACGCACGATCAAGTATTCGCAATCGGTACGTATCATCGTCTTCGCCCACTTTACGGGGCATTCCATCCGACCACCCGTGACCATCCAGAAATTCGCCATCTGCCCAAATGGGGAAGCCCTGAAGGAAAGCATACGTTAACAGTTCCTGCTGTTCGGAATATTCCATAGCTATCGGGTACCACAGATCATAGAAATATTCTCCCGGATCAGTAGGAGGCGGGGGCAAGCCTTTTTCCTGTGCCAATGTAATTGCACGGTTAACCCATCGGCGATAGACTTCCTCGGGGGTTTCCTCCAAAATTGCCATCGGTGGCAGTGCCGGCAGATCCGTTAATTTCACATTCACAGTTCAATCGCCTCCTTCAGCTCCGCTTCTCCGGCTAAGCCAGTTAATTTAATCTTCAAGTACATGTTCTGGCCGTCCCGTTCCATAGACAGCACCTCTGCTTGAGATATTTCAGCATGCGCGGTCAATGCTTCCTCGATGTCTCGCTTGATCTCGACATCCTCCCAGTTGGCCCATTCAGATCGTTCGACACCGATATCAGCGTCATACACCACATATTGAAATCGCTCTGTATTGAGGATTTTGAGCGCTGTCTGCACTAAATATTCAGCATAGGTGGCTGTCTTCTTGGGACGTCCATCATCTGTGGTGGCCATCTTCCTTGTACGGTAATCAATTACATACGTCCACTTCGGAAAGGTCCAAATCAGGGAACAGACTTTCCTCGTCAGCCATTGCCACCCACATCCTTCCCGTGTACGTAGTAGCGCTGGCCGCTCAGCCTGGAGACAATGAGACGGTCACCCGCCTGCAAAGGACTAGGAATAACCAGCTTGCCACGCAACGAGCTGCGTGGGGTCTGCTTGTAAGGCTCCCCTGTCTCGTATACCACACCGTTAGCCAATACGCCTGTAACGCTGCCTTTGGCTTCATCGCCCTCCAGATATTCAGCAGCTATAAAATCGGCTTTGACTTCCCGGTCTAACAAATAGTCAGCAAAGACTAACTTGTCCGCTGGATAGGGAGCAGGGTCACCATCCACCTCTATTGACGGGCTACCCGGCCAACTTAGAAGCGTAGCCCTTTCGGTGTCCCGTGCATCGATACTGTCTTTGGTTTGTTCTTTTATAAGCTTGAGCGCTTCATTCAGCACAGCTATTCCCTCCTTTCCAATTCCAGCGTTACGGTATATGTTCCATTCTTGTAGCTGCTATCAGCCGTGACGACAATCCACTTTGAGATATGATCGCTCTTAGTCAGGACAAGCCAACCGGAGCGTAAGCCGGATAACGTATGGTCCGTGTGCCGAACTGTAATTTTCTTGATCTGTTTGGCAGCGGACAAAACCTTTAACCGCTGAGCAGCGATGGTCTCCGGCTTTTCGTCCTCACCAACTTCAATGATCTCTTCCATTCGGCCCATCGCCTTCAACGCACCTGCTGCCGTTTTAGTAACAGCAGAAGCGATCTTATCATCCTTCCATTTTTGTGCGGTTACGACTGTATATGTTTCCTCGATGCTGTATCCTTCCGTGCTGGAGGTCATCTGTTCGGGTACAAAAATAGGGACCTTGGTATTGGTCCCTTCACGCATCACTTGCAGATAAAAGCTCTTTTCAGTCCTTACAAGGTCTACATAGTATCTGTAGCCGCTACGCTCATATGCCTTTTGCAATACGTCTAGCACAATTTCCGAATGGCCATCGTTCCATAACGCTCGTCCAAATTAAAGCCTAGAGCAGGGCAGCGAAAGTCAATGCCCGTGCTCTTGATGTATCGTTGCAGCTCCGCTCCAGCCTCGCCTTTAAGGTATGGCCTCGTACCCTTGTTCTTGCTCAAATACCAGCCGATCTCCCGCGCCTCAATTTCCCAAGCGTTTGTAAATTCGTCCTGCTCGTATTTGATAATAGGTCCGTGAAAAAATTGGTTTTTGTGATGATATAATGCACCACCGACCTTTTGCGAAAAGCACATCAGCATACCAGCTACCTTTATATTGCTCGCATTGCGAAGTCGTACCGTAGCGCTGCGGGCAATCTCATCACGGCCAGAAGACCAGGACACTTCCTCGATGCCATCCGTCAGCATTTGCCGGGCGTTCTCCTTGCCATACACAACCGCAAACCCGTCCATAATACATCACTTCCCTTTAGCCTTGGAAACCTTGTCTGATATTCGTTTTTTGGAACTGGTATAGTCAAAAGCGCCCCTAGCGTTCGGGTCCTCCTTGGCTTTTTTGCTTTTATCCTTGGCCTTCTTTTTTTTATCATCTTTTTTCTTTTCGTTCTTTTTGTCCTTCTTGCCCGTAGTATTAGGGCGACTTTTTGACGGTTTAGTGATCACGGTTCCAGGCTTGAGAACCTGTTTAGAGTTAGAATAGGAGACGATTTTAACAGGCTTATACTCCACAAATGAATAGTTACCATGAAGATTCCCCTGTCCATCCTTGTACGTCTGATCCATCCCCTCCAAGAGCATCGTTTGACTAAATAGGTTCTCAAAGTTAAGTACAACAGGCTTTCCTTTCCATTGCTCCAGCAGCTTCCACGTTACTTCTGGTGTTTTATAGGTGACCGTTTGTTTGCTATCCGTCTCCCAAATCTCTTCCCAATAGCGTGGAAGGATTGCAGAAAAAGAGACCCGTTTCACCTTCGATACGGGTTTCCCTGTGCGTTCCTGACCAGTTATGACAGTGAAGGTTTCAACTTCATTGCCTCCAGTTATTTGAATCTCTGCCGGGGTGATCGGAAAGGTAAGACGGATCTTTCCTTGCGATAGTGCCAGCATCGCTTATCCTCCATTCTCTAATGCTTTCAATACCTCTTCGCCAACCACCTTGCGGATCAGAGCTCGACCTTGCGGACTACTAAGCATTTTTGCAAACTCTACAAAGTTGGTTATTCCTTTCGCGAGTTCACCAAAATCAATATTAATATTCTCAATGCTGACAGACTTCGGGGCAGTCGAAGCTGATGGATTAAGCATCTGTGCCATTGGCATCATACTGGACGCACCTATCAGGCTTGGCCGTCCGACTTGGCCGCCGTTTGCATAAGGACGTACACCCATGATTATTCCAGCTCGTTCCCAAAGCTCGCGGCCCCGACTGCGGCGGCTGGCTGACAGCGGAATGATCATTTCCGGACCAGCTTCGCCGACCAAGCCGACGTGTGGACGGTTGATATAACCACCGCGGGCGTAAGGACGTGGCTTAGGTGTTGGTGTAGTACCACCGCCTCCACCACCTCCAGAATTGGCATCTTTCGCATCCTTTAATTTTTTCAAGGTTACAGCAACACTGCTGACAACGGAAGATAACGTGGGGAACTGGCCGCGCATACCAGCAATAAAATGGGACATTAGATCACTTCCCCAGCTATTGCCTTGGCTAGAAACGTTTTTAAGTGAGAACAGATACTGCCTCGTCTTATCAACAGCCGATTTCGCCGCAGCGCTGACACTATTAAAACTCTGTTTATTTTTTGCTGCCCCTTTGGCCACCTCATCCGCGCTGCTCTTAGAAGCGGTTCCTACATCTTTAATACTTTTCTGGGCTTTGCTGCTGTCACCCATTTTCCAGACAACACCCCACGCATTTTTAAGTGCATTAAGGCGCTGCTTAACTTCTGGTTGCTCAGCAACGGTTTTTAGTCCCTCTTTAAGACCTTTATCGACTATGCTTTTGCGCACATCGTCGCCAATCTGCTGAAGACGCTTCTGCTTCTGCTCAGTCAGATTGTTGATCGTAATTTTTGCTTCAGGAGGGGGGCCGGGCTTCTCTTCCTTCTTGT contains these protein-coding regions:
- a CDS encoding lipase family alpha/beta hydrolase encodes the protein MTGKPYVIFIPGIKGSDLWEGGNKRWFPKNLEDVEALNICNPMKAKSPLSVVNGFNIYFKRIYRGILKEFSSEEAEMFPYDWRLDINLTADELVSTITRLNAKHDNIHLVAHSMGGMIAKIAILKMDGLGISSMVKKLTTLGTPWHGAPDSYKALSFGEPGFFQDFTNIFEMFDDKKTRDLARQLPSVYQLLPSEHYFNDHKEGKFLLQNEDDNSDKVITYQDVQMKAQNFYDELVGTHGVVSNVWNDFMSPIQTMMLQSIPPHIEHDNLIGCQIPTLYELPIESNKTRYPFKRDCKFENGDGVVPVFSATPAHAANLYYCPVQHTKMGSEKEVIKFIRWSLSGKQGDMPLGIHEEENTDLFRKGVFAKIMCPVDSTILDEENRYVAGVFDPNIEEISPYAIEGNVTYINIGQAKYVYFDETIKDDMIIKINSYDNGVADISVKIYDEDSVKEEKFDPIPVSDETSATMRIPLSNKNTETSLRVDSSTIEPKVIRRKKVEEVSKVQNDLPQVKIKISNQRQKVKYRQVYSGLVTLFLDVDQPENIASLFYTVDGGKPKRYLEPVDLNLDSGAHTIEAFGKDNFNRSIKTKKFTFNVDGRNPSTKLIVALDPEGIDLSFKPLTNGARADSYYRVDSEGEFKKFESSGKVNLSPAKLRRDPNSFYEIEYYSVNEFGKQGDIESLKLSLGNIPILMWEEYSSATQPIMIWENILKYETLDIYDFEIVLLGKGSKVSRRVTPNQDIPDNIRSVKFNSDSLELDIRFLEKYSLYFYGAPTEVLEVGEEYDFSFELISERTHETITHTRPRAKLVAVRTNKVPDKQLDLIEDDSGMFKGKFIVDEKFLEYRFKLVITDLKNVRPPLREIPLIMKEDEEI
- a CDS encoding M15 family metallopeptidase, which encodes MVQLTLEQIQKKSLNRLVGLNPVFKIVVEKLIERCYARGVRIVITQGLRTYAEQDALYAQGRNGDKRPKVTKARGGYSNHNFGFAADFALLLRDGRTVSWDTLRDDDKDSLPDWSEVVEEAKRLGLEWGGNWRSFKDMPHLQMTFGLSTADFRAGKRPTQSQLNTILAKINSLKMEDEHMTAEEKAAFKALQKRVIALESANKLTKVPAWAEQACINAKAAGVLDMANDGSYDFYRMITLLDRAGVFKIREALHNDRLET
- a CDS encoding phage holin family protein, whose amino-acid sequence is MSQIKMFGSTVWTAMVGASEKEAAAGGVTALTGLIVTFLGGWDKPLQVLLIAMLLDYVSGVIAALKNKKMDSDVMFWGGIRKVTVLMVVGLSAQMDDWLQPGAPLFRTAAIYFYAGREGLSLAENLGAIGIPLPFKLKSFLKQLNEKGDGQDGTTDAGTDTKKVS
- a CDS encoding phage tail protein, encoding MPIKQPRRFVTTDQGHADVLNVPIDTLYENDQALAEQIENIKNDPAGNDIASKAALDSHISDTNLHVTTAKQATWNAAEGNAKKYTEQYAAPKAHTHPASDLPSASTQARGIVQINTSVSSTSTDQAAAPIAVKTAYDRANEAYSRADQAFTQAVDLKNKISGAINGKGGSANASMTGDQFAAAITNLPGKRWARGTFNGQNAQASSWGQSVAMNVAVNNLAFVVSRVFVWVKLTESDGFSQVEGFVTSSREGTNQTIRGWRSNSVGIDTLPPTLTNGFNLTVTGSRIDAYAGGSPVSKVWAYEWWAFE
- a CDS encoding phage tail protein, coding for MADQILTITTAYAREQMARARAEGSTLTKVVKMAFGSGGVDTEGKPLPLDGTEQALKAELLQKDISSFEFIAPATIRYVCSLAEAELAGKTINELALIDSAGKLTAIRTMTNKIKDADMEFIFEIDDIY
- a CDS encoding putative phage tail protein codes for the protein MIPLRYREMLPPHMYEIDMAERHFGVMELVVDDREKSIDDLGNQFVLKTATWSLPIWEWMYFRQEQIGTLEQRRDAIRRKRWAKRPFTLPTLRLIGNKYGNLLDVQEDFLAKQIRFVYSVESDLDIKSLMEDFEYIRPVHINKALPSIHIEFHHAHQIHSRIHFRSRVRFFGGRPWYLDGVELLSGAASLSGWTNERQRYRNQVKLRTRHQEENRQESVVKVRQNYWLLNGSVPLDGSRLLSSTEKISTI
- a CDS encoding baseplate J/gp47 family protein, which translates into the protein MNVKLTDLPALPPMAILEETPEEVYRRWVNRAITLAQEKGLPPPPTDPGEYFYDLWYPIAMEYSEQQELLTYAFLQGFPIWADGEFLDGHGWSDGMPRKVGEDDDTYRLRILDRAFTEEGSGRRKDYEAWAKELEGVGGAVAVEKARNDVSIDLYLIDLQGKPVTEEFAAKVKTDLWESKRIAGHDLAVHPAPVFTLQVAAKLNTVLPLTELIEPIRKRIADYALGRTKLFFNYVGAALLVKGVEDYENLTLNGTTKDVEVPVTSVLQIEVNLT
- a CDS encoding DUF2634 domain-containing protein, whose product is MATTDDGRPKKTATYAEYLVQTALKILNTERFQYVVYDADIGVERSEWANWEDVEIKRDIEEALTAHAEISQAEVLSMERDGQNMYLKIKLTGLAGEAELKEAIEL